The sequence ACCTTAGCCTTAGCTTGGGGAATTTTTCATTTTAAAGCGCAACTTGGGTTACTCATTTTACCACTGTTTATCGGGTTAGTTTTATTTGTCACCCTAAGGCTGTATCGCCTTATGGAAAAAGATGACGGCAGTCATGATCGCTAACAAAGAGAGTTAATAAACAACAGACATGGAAACGTTTTCCCGATTATTCACCTTACCTCGTTCAACGGGCTTACTGCTAACGGTAGTTGCAACTGCCCTATTCCCAAGTAATGTGTGGGCAGCTGCCGCAGATATTAAGCATACTACGCTTGACCAACAAATGAGTGATATAGCGCCGTCTCATTCGCAAATTGCGTTACTTGCCCATGATATGTCGAACGACAAGCAGCTTTACAGCCAGCAAGCCGATACCTTGTTTATCCCTGCCAGCACCCAAAAAGTGCTTACCGCTGTCACGGCCTTAGCTGCACTTGGACCAGAATTTAGCTATGTGACAGATCTTTGGAGTGATGCCCCAATCCGCCAGGGACATGTTGAAGGGAGTGTATATTTACGCTTTAGCGGCGATCCCACATTAACCCACGAGGATTTGAAGGCTTTATTCGCTCAGCTACAAAAACTGGGCATAAAGCGAATTGAGGGGCACTTATATCTTGTTGGAGATAAACAAGAACAATTACAAGCGCCTGGCTGGGTTTGGGACGATCTCGGCATTTGTTTTGCGGCACCAGTGTCGAGCTACATCATCAATCAAAACTGTGTATATGGGCAGTTTGTGCCAAGCTCTGCAAAACAAACGTCTCGGGTAACATTAAGCGCGAACAGTTATGGTGTTAACGTCAGCAGTGATGCAATTTTTTCCCCTCAAGCGAATCATGATTTTTGCCAACTTGATTTAGTCCGCTTAAGCCAAAATCAATATCATCTGCGGGGCTGTTATCCCGGCAGTGAAGCCATACCGCTCGCGATCGCGATTAGCGATCCGCAAAAATTTGCCATCGACACCTTAACGGCCACGCTAAAAGGAAAAATTTCCCTCTCGGGCAAAGTTAAAATTGGCCATGATATCCCTGATAAGGCAAAACTTATTGCCAGCCATCGCAGTGCGCCATTGCCCGAGCTATTAAAGACGATGTTACTTAAGTCGGACAACCTGATCGCTGACAGTTTGTTTAAACGTGTAGGGCAAGACTATTATAAAACTCAGGGGAGTTTTACTTATGGCGCGGCGGCCATGCGACATATTCTGACTGAGTTAGGGATTGACTTAACCAATGCCAATATCGTCGATGGTTCTGGGCTTTCTCGCTATAACTTGTTGAGTGCTAAGCAATTAGCTGATGTGCTTACACTCATGTATCAAGATGCTCGCTTTCACAGCTTGATTGATAGTTTGCCCGAGGCAGGAGTCAGCGGTACGCTAAAATATCGACAGGGTTACACTCAACCACCACTCAAAAACCGTGTTTTTGCCAAAACAGGTTCAATGCAAGGGGTTGCCAATTTAGCTGGTTTTATTCGAATACCACAACAGCGGGATATCTTATTTGTGGTACTTGAGAATGGCATAAGCCCTGAAACGAAAAAACAACGCAAACCTGCGTTTAGCGCGGACTTTTTAACTCGACTAATGGCCACAGTTGAACAGCAAGCACACACTAGCCAAACATCTGTCAAAGAACTTAACACGGTTAAAAAAATTAACTGATTAAACTAAAAAGCACTGATAAGTCAGTGCTTTTTCTCTTTTACTGCAGTCTATTCAAACTTAGAATAATTCAGCTGGCATCGCCATAGTGCTGACATCACCCGCACGCACTTGTGCTAAATGATAGTCCGCTTTAGGCAGTAGCTTATCAAAATAAAATTTCGCAAGATAAGCTTTCTGCTCGGCAAAGTTTTGATCCTCTGCACTAGGGACTTTATCCAACATAGCTAACCAATAAAAACCATATACGCTGTAACCAAAGGCATCTAAAAAGTCGACAGCACAGGCATTGATTAACGCCGGTTGCGTCAGTTTTTGCTCATTGACCGATTCGGCCACATTGACTAAAGCATCTAAACGAGCACAGACTGCGGCAATTTTTACACCGTCGACCTGCGTAAACTCGCGCATTTGTGCTTTTAATTCAGCCACAAACTCTTTTAGCGTCGCTAAGTTGTCACCCGTGACTTTTCTACCGAGGAAGTCAATGGCTTGAATACCGTTTGTCCCTTCATAGATTTGCGCGATACGGGTATCACGCACCAGTTGCTCAACGCCCGTTTCGCGAATATAACCATGCCCACCAAAGACTTGCTGCGCCATAATGGTGGCATCTAAACCACGGTCGGTTAAAAACGCTTTAGCGACAGGCGTTAATAAACCAACATAACGGGCAGCTTTGGCTTTTACGTCATCTTGAGCATATTTTGCTAGATCGAGTTGCTTACCAGTAAATACCGAGAGTGCGCGTCCTGCTTCAGTCATCGCACGGATTGTCAGTAACATACGGCGTACATCGCCATGGACAATAATCGGATCAGAATCAGAGCCCGTGGGCGAGCCACCGGCGGCAACGCCTTGACTACGTTCTTTAGCATAATCAGTGGCCATTTGATATGCAGCTTGCGCGCTACCGAGCCCTTGAATACCTATGGCTAAACGTTCGTAGTTCATCATAGTGAACATGCAGACAAGGCCACGATTCGGCTCGCCAATCAGATAGCCCTTTGCTTCATCAAAATTCATCACGCAGGTTGCAGAGCCCTTAAGGCCCATTTTGTGCTCAATTGACCCCACACTAACACCGTTAGTCCCACCTAAGCAGCCATCTTTATTGACGGTGATTTTTGGCACGAGAAACAGTGAAATACCTTTGCTTTCAGGTAATTTTGCGAGCACTAAGTGAATGACGTTCTCGGTCAGATCGTGATCACCGCCAGTGATAAAGATTTTGCTGCCACTGATCGCATAACTTCCATCTTCCTGTGGGACAGCACGAGTGCGAATATTACGCAGATCCGAGCCAGCCTGTGGCTCTGTCATATCCATTGCTCCAGCCCATTCGCCAGAATATAACTTAGGCAAATAGGCTTGTTTTAATACTTCGCTGCCGTGGGCATTGATACACAACGCGGCCCCCGCAGTTAACGAGCCATAAAGCGTAAACGCATTACAGGCGCTATAAGCCATTTCATCCACTAATACACCGAGCATTTTGGGCATGCCCATGCCACCAAACTCCGGCTCACCGCATAAGCCTACCCAACCACCCTGGGAATATTGATCATAAACCGCTTTATACCCCTCGGGGGTAATCACACAATTATCTTGGTGTAAAACGCCCTGCTCATCGCCTGCACGGTTTAACGGATGGATTAATTGCGCGCTGATTTTTGCCGCTTCTTCAAGAATCGCGTTGGCCGTATCCATATCAACCATTTCAGCAATATCAGGTAATTGTGACCAAGTATTGGGGGCATCGAAAACCTGTTCCAGTAAGAAACGCATATCTGCTAACGGGGCTTGGTAAGGATTCATTGGTAGACTCTTAAACGTAGGATTAAAACAGTTGTTTTAATTTATACCAGTTCTATACAGAAAACAATCTCATTACAAATACACTTTGGTGCAAAGTTCTCATCGCAAACAGCAACAGCGTAAATAACCGACAATAAAAAACCCTTAAGTTGCCTTAAGGGTTATAGTATAGCCAGAA comes from Shewanella oneidensis MR-1 and encodes:
- the dacB gene encoding D-alanyl-D-alanine carboxypeptidase/D-alanyl-D-alanine endopeptidase; this encodes METFSRLFTLPRSTGLLLTVVATALFPSNVWAAAADIKHTTLDQQMSDIAPSHSQIALLAHDMSNDKQLYSQQADTLFIPASTQKVLTAVTALAALGPEFSYVTDLWSDAPIRQGHVEGSVYLRFSGDPTLTHEDLKALFAQLQKLGIKRIEGHLYLVGDKQEQLQAPGWVWDDLGICFAAPVSSYIINQNCVYGQFVPSSAKQTSRVTLSANSYGVNVSSDAIFSPQANHDFCQLDLVRLSQNQYHLRGCYPGSEAIPLAIAISDPQKFAIDTLTATLKGKISLSGKVKIGHDIPDKAKLIASHRSAPLPELLKTMLLKSDNLIADSLFKRVGQDYYKTQGSFTYGAAAMRHILTELGIDLTNANIVDGSGLSRYNLLSAKQLADVLTLMYQDARFHSLIDSLPEAGVSGTLKYRQGYTQPPLKNRVFAKTGSMQGVANLAGFIRIPQQRDILFVVLENGISPETKKQRKPAFSADFLTRLMATVEQQAHTSQTSVKELNTVKKIN
- a CDS encoding acyl-CoA dehydrogenase family protein gives rise to the protein MNPYQAPLADMRFLLEQVFDAPNTWSQLPDIAEMVDMDTANAILEEAAKISAQLIHPLNRAGDEQGVLHQDNCVITPEGYKAVYDQYSQGGWVGLCGEPEFGGMGMPKMLGVLVDEMAYSACNAFTLYGSLTAGAALCINAHGSEVLKQAYLPKLYSGEWAGAMDMTEPQAGSDLRNIRTRAVPQEDGSYAISGSKIFITGGDHDLTENVIHLVLAKLPESKGISLFLVPKITVNKDGCLGGTNGVSVGSIEHKMGLKGSATCVMNFDEAKGYLIGEPNRGLVCMFTMMNYERLAIGIQGLGSAQAAYQMATDYAKERSQGVAAGGSPTGSDSDPIIVHGDVRRMLLTIRAMTEAGRALSVFTGKQLDLAKYAQDDVKAKAARYVGLLTPVAKAFLTDRGLDATIMAQQVFGGHGYIRETGVEQLVRDTRIAQIYEGTNGIQAIDFLGRKVTGDNLATLKEFVAELKAQMREFTQVDGVKIAAVCARLDALVNVAESVNEQKLTQPALINACAVDFLDAFGYSVYGFYWLAMLDKVPSAEDQNFAEQKAYLAKFYFDKLLPKADYHLAQVRAGDVSTMAMPAELF